ACGCAGGGTTCTGGTCTTGTCCTCACCTGCACAGGTACGAATCACTGCTGACTCACTAACACCTTTCTAGCAGCAGAAGGAGGCTAGTTCTTAAAACCTGCTCCAGGTTCTCGTAAACTGCCACGCCTTCACGAGATTATTATCTAGACTCTAGATAATAATCTCGTGAAGGCGTGGCCTTCAACCACTTCAAATATGAGTTTCGGTCACAAGATTTCCAGATAAGCGAGACGCTGTAATCACAATGAGGTTCATTGACCAAATTTAaaattttactgtatgtgacactTAGGTGCGGACTTGGATTTTTAAGCACAGTATTGCAGCTGTGACGTCATGTGTGTCCTGACAAGAAGGATTTGGGCAAACGTTAGCGAGCAAGAGTTGCACACAAATACTCAGCGCCCTCTACTGTTGACTGTTAACCTAAGCGACATGGAAGAGTTCAGTGCAAACCAACATTGTTATtcaacacacacccatgcacaccCTTCTGTTACACCAAAcagttttaaaatatataatataacattgGAATTTATATTCTGAAGAGTTTTGATTGCgcaatatgtatgtatgtagcgCCATTTACGTCTTCCAGTGGGTAAAGTCGTTTTACCGGGAACTGTCAGGGAATCCCCGGCTTCCTGAActccacacaacaaaacaaagggGAAACTCGAGTCGCAGCTATTTGCTGCCGCCAGATGGCGCAAGTGTCCCGCGTGTGTCCTCTGCGTATTTCCATTTCAACACGCTCACTGCCAGACTTTACTGTTGAGGAGACTTTTCCGCAAACAGAAAAAGGGTTTCCAAGTAAAGAGCTGCGTATACTGGTTCAAGCTTAATCTGAATATAAGCGAAACAGTGCGGACTTTGTAAAAGTGCAGACGTGAGATCATGTTTGCGTTTAACTGTCCAGTCTCGTGTGGTGCTGAAATCCTGCACCCGAGCATCCTCACCTTGGGATCGGCTTGGGTTTTACACAGCGGCGTACAATGAGCATAGAAAGCGAAACACTGCTGAAATTAAAatcaaaattattttatttatgaattgTGAAAATGTGTGGGTATTggataaaaattaaaaaaaaaagctgtaaagTGCAGGATTTAACTTCTCAGAGTCAACCTGTCAAACGAGTTCGCGGGGACCTGAGTTGTTAAGTAGCTGTAAAATGCTCTTTCGGACGCCTACGTGTCATAAACATGATGTTTACTCTTAAATTAAACGCGTCCCTGCCCAAGCTTTATAATTGCCCATTATTCCCCTCGGAGACACGCTTGCAATTTATTTATCCCTGTAAAGCTGTAGCCTGGATACACGGGAGAGCTTCCTTGGTATTTGTGATTgtaaagagctggaggagaaagatggCCGAGGGGGGAAGACTGATAATTTGAAGACTTGCCAGGGGTACATTGTCAAATTCAAAAGGCATTTCAAAGAAGCAGACCATTCACTTTTTCattctctcttctttttttttcttccttctctgtcttttttttccctagTCTCTTTCTTTTCGCACGGTTGCAGGCCGTTTGAATCGACCAATGGGCCTTCAAGTTAGAGACATTGGAATGTAAATGAACCCAGCGCGTGCTCCCGGCGCAGTGAAAGCTCGGGATTGTTTATTGAGCTCCCGGAGCCACGCGCCTGGCCCGGGGGAGTCGGCGTGCAGAAGAATCACACAGCGGGGGCGGGGCCTCGCGACGAAGCGTGCGTcccgaaaaaaaaaagtgggtgggtggggtgtGTTTTGGGGCGCGTGTTGAAAAAGAGGAGTGCTGCCAAAGTTTGGGTCAGATCGGCTCGTGGAGTAAGCAGTCAAGAGAGACTTGGACTAGAGTTGGCCACACGGTCCCCACGCGAAGGACACGAGAGCTGTAAACTGCCAAACCCCTTCCTGCTCTTCCGCCTCTTCTCGTGCCACCGCTGGAGCGCGCGCTCGCCTTCGCCATCCATCACTCCACAGTCAGCTGTCAGCGCGATGGAAACcgcaaccatcaccaccaccaccacgcagACCGCGTTCACCTTTGGACTAAGCGAGAGACACGCGACCCTCAGCCTGCACGCGCCGGCCGAGGACGACGCGCCGCCCGCCGCgcacgccggcgccggcggctACCAAAGCAAGAGCAAGGTGCTGAAGAGACAGCGCTCGAGCTCGCCCGAGCTGCTGCGCTGCAAGCGGCGCCTGAGCTTCAACGGCCTCGGCTACTCGAtcccgcagcagcagcccgtGGCCGTGGCCCGGCGGAACGAGCGAGAGAGGAACCGGGTCAAGCAGGTCAACATGGGCTTCCAGACGCTGCGCCAGCACGTGCCCAACGGCGCCGCCAACAAGAAGATGAGCAAGGTGGAGACGCTGCGGTCCGCGGTGGAGTACATCCGGGCGTTGCAGCAACTCCTGGACGAGCACGACGCGGTGTCGGCGGCGTTCCAGTGCGGGCTGCCGTCGCCCACGCTCTCCAACAGCTACTCCGCGGACCCCGAGTCGCCTCACTCCACCTACTCGTCGGACGAAGGCGGCTACGAGCCGCTCAGCTccgaggagcaggagctgttGGACTTCACAACCTGGTTCGACAGGTACTGAGGCCGGCGGCACCGGACCCAGGCAGCAGCGTCTGTGCGTAAAAGCGGCGGACTTCCAGAACATGCCGACAAAGACTTGATGAAGGCGTCAGATCAGTTTTGCCCTGCGTGGCATGGAAGTGATCTgtcgcctccctccctcacccggGCTGCTTCTGAAGGAGCAAAGCAatagtgagaaagagagagagagagagagagagagagagagagcgtgcgtgagagcgagagaaagggagagacgGAGCCTCTTGTTGCATAGAGCGTAAACAGTCGCCCCAGAAGAAGGAGCCGGAGTCGGTGTCACGTCGACGCGTGGAAGTGTTGATGTTTGAATAAGTGCAATTAATACGTGACACAGGCCGCAGAGGCGGCGCTGGCGCGTCACGGGACTTGTTTGACGAGCGTCTCATCGGAGCAGGAGCGTCTTCCTCCGCTGCCACGTCTGCTGGTGGAAACCACGCAGACGACGCGTCGACAgactgttgttttatttttaaatcgtGATGTACATTTTCCTCTTTCGTAACACAATTTGTATCACACAACGAATGGTTTTAACATGAAGACATATTTTTGTACGTTGACTTAAACGAACAGCGTTCCTGAACAAGACACTGCCACATTCTAGGACAGTGTTATCGCAAGCTGTCAGTGAAGCAGTGGACTGGCATGCATGAGTTGTGTGACTGGGCAGCAATATTAAGGTTACTACCTGTGACTgattgtagttgttgttgttgtgtttttttttaataggtGGTAAGGAGATCTTTATTAATGTATGCACTTGTTCTCCATTTCCCGTAGCCTAAAgtgtaaatatttgattttaacAGATATATTTTGTGTAAAACAGTTTTTTATAAAGATGAATCtatttatattatatgtttTCGCAGTGGTTTGGTTCTTCAGCTGGTATTGCTGCGCGCGCGtgtctgtgcgcgcgcgcgcgcgtgtggcTGAGTGGAGCGTGTTAGTGGCGGCGGTAATTGAGCAAACTAGGGAGCTTCTCTTTTATTCAAAGCTCCCGCATGACCTTTTCCCGACTTGGTTGGGCACACAGGGGAAAATTGCGCAGCTGGGTGAGCACTCAATAACCATTATAGAGGAGCACCTTCCACGGCGCTTTGTCTGCATTCAGGACGGGGAGATTAATATTACGTTTCATGCATTGCATTGTTTCTTTTGCATACGCTGCCTTTACCCAATAGCCCCGAGGGCCTGTAgtgaagggaggggggagaagggGTGCAATTCACTCCACTCAAAGGGTATAGACACTTTGAAATACGGCCTGGGGAAAGTCATCAAGACAATGAGTCGGGTCAAAATTCTTATTACCCGATTGAGATCAATCTAAATAAAACCTGGGGTTGTAGACTAGTTGCATCCCCAACTGTGTTTTTCATAGCGCACGCAGACCAATCAAAAAGCCCATCTCCTGCGAGACGGGGAGCACAACGCGCCGTTGTGAGCGCTATTGTGTGCGCCTTTGCGCCTCATTATGCGAATTATGGAAGATCTCGCATTGTAAGTAAACACTGATGGAAAATCCAGCCAGGCAGAAGAGAATTCACGACTTTAATCTCACCTGGTGCTCCCgtacggagggagggagggagggacgacGGGGAGGAAGTTGAAACAATACTGGACAAGACACTTGTGgagttttaaaatttaaattcaacATTACAACATTTTTGCACTACCACACTTGCCAAAACACGTTCAGTctctcaaccccccccccacacacacatacactgacGCCTGCAGGTGTAAGCCACGTGCCTGTACGCGGCGACAAAGGCTCCGGAGCTCCCACTCGTTACTGGCACGTGATCCCTGTCCATAAAGGCAGTGACAAAATCAAGCAAGTGATAAATGACGTTAATTACGCTCTGCTTTATAACGTCATACGTCACCGGGGCTCAGAAAGACAAATCAACGCCGGGCTCAAAATACCCCGCTGCTCTATTATTACACGACTGAAATGGGGTTCCTGATGCCCTTCAGTGTTCAGGCGGAGGCCAGGGCACAAAGTGAGCACGAGCGTTTGTCTCTTGTCGCCCTAAGATGGATATGCAATTTTCTCCCCAGCCTTGAAGGGAGGAGCGAGGGCGAAAATAGATTTATTCATGTCATTTTGTCCGTGGCTCATTTTCACGTTGACAATACATAAGGGCGACGTTAATGTGTAATCCAGCGCTGAACAATCCGCCTCCTGCGCCCCGCGCGCCGCTTTTCGTGCGCACACTGCGGAAAACGCCAAATTGGTTCCGAGTGAGACGGCGAGAGACCATTTGCTCATCCGCGGGCGTCGCGGAGTTTCTGGACCATTTTGCGCGAGCTAATTTGCTGGACTAGTTTAGGGATCCAACCTTCGTTGCCTTTATGTTTTGACCCCGTCGGCAAAAACGTTTATCAGGCAGTATTTACACGATAACAATTACAACTGCCTCTATTTACTAAACTATGTTCTCACTATCTTTAACTTAAAACAAACGTGAGGATTTCATGGTGATTCCTAAATACTTTATTTACTCACTGTTACCTCTtagagaaaaagaaacattcaGTTTACTAGAGAAATACAGTATTCATATATTGAAAAAGCCCGAATGGTTAGTTTGTCCTTCAGTTCCGATCTgaacatataaaaaaaagaaaacagcctGGCATTAATATGTTTTTCAGCAGCATAATAGTTTCTGACAACAAAAAGCTTCAGGTGCGGTTTATCTGGCACAACACATCTGGGTatcacatctgcagctgttgTGACTTGCCTCCACTTCAGTCCCAGTGGCTGCTATGTTGCATGTTTGACTTGTGGGAATGCGGAGGCGAGCAACAGGTCTGCGCTAATCTTCTGTCCGTTAAACACGATTCTTAAAATCGCATCAGCATTTTCTATGACAACAAACGTTTGTTACAGTTTGGAGATGAAGGCGACGTAGCTGATATTTGATCACGTTTAAGCAGAGGCACAGAGAAAACAACCAATGAACCAATTTAgagtttgcacacacacacacacacacacacacacacacacacacacacacacacacacacacacacacacacacacacacacacacattctcaggCCCCTGCACCTGCATGACACACAAATCTGTTGACTATGGACTTGGTGAGGTCCTGTGTAGTAGCATCTTTTCTACTAATCACTGTTGGTCTTGTGCTCTCGTTTTGCAGTACAGACAGTAAATACTGGATCCACGATAACGAAGGTTCCTGCTGCATTAGTTCTGTGATTGTGATCCCGATTTCCCTACTGTGATTTCTCATTCCCCTCTTGCTCATTGTACCAAAGCGCTGCGTTAACGTGCGTATCCCGCTTTAATGGGAAGCTGAGCTGTCTGTGCCAAACGGAGCCCATCACATTTCATTAGCGGCTTTTCTCAACATAAACAAATGGGATCACTTTAATATGCGAAAGGCCTCATCCCCACACAGACGGCGCGGCTCGCAGCCGCCAAGTCACTCGTACTCCCCGACAAAAAAGTCACCCATTCGACTcgtgtttttcttctgtctttctaaaaaaagaaactttctCCTTTCAGCGACTGAAGGGAAAGGAGCTTGAATGCGTGCAGCTCAGCACTTTTAACTGACACCTCTGTATGCGTGAATAGGCCCTAAACTTCAGACGACCCAGCAGAGGAGCAACCGAGCTGCAGGCCCGGAGggtggagagaaggaagaggtgGGGATGTGTGTTGGGGTGAAGGTGGCGGGGGCTGTGATTTGCATGGGCCATTGTGCTGCACAAGTTTGGGTGCTTTTTTTTCTGGCCTGGGCCCTTTTGGCCATTTACTTCCACTCTGGCTGGCTGTGGTGGGCTGTGAATAGTCTCTGCTCGGTGGAGACACAAAGGTGCTTTTGTGCTACAGCCGCACCATATTCATCATGTAATGCCTGTAAGACAAATCTGATTGGACGTCTCTGTCACTTTGATGTGGGTCCAGAGTGCGAGTGGCCCTGAGATTGCTAACTTCACTCTCTATTGCCTATTCTGCAGCATTGATACGGGGGAGGAGGCAagggagggtgaggagaggtggctcggggagaggaggaggagggaaagtgAGAGCAGGCAGGGGGTAGTCCTCATTATTTGCAGGAGCAAATTCATAATAAATTTCCCCATTCTACAAAACCGGGTCGAGATGATTGACACTACTTTATGCCGGGCCGAACAAAAGCCCTGATTCGAGCAGAATACCAAATGAATGGGGCGAGCGTGGACTCAATTCAAACAATTTTAATCTCCCCCTGTCCTCCCTCACTTCTCCCCTCGCCTCctcgctccccctctccctcacaCTTACCCTCTTTTTTCAACTCCAACTCTCCTGCCTCTTTTGTCCAGAGGATTCTCATTTTACAGGGTAATTCTACTCCAACGGATGTGCTAATTGTGCTGGGTTCAACTGGATGCTGGTGGACTCCTGTGATACAGAGCTTATTCTTGCCTAATGACTGTAATGATGGTTCAGAGAGActccagcctgcagcctggAGTGGACCGCTTGTACAGGGCTAAAGAGGGAcgtccatttaaaaaaaaaaactatgctTTAAAAGGAGCCTGGTGGAAATTGTGTTATGGTTTTTaacggccgctgctgctgaaacagcGGAATCAGTAATTATCTGTAGATGCACTGCTGCAGGTGGATGTGTCAGGATTCACAAGCTGAGACGGACTGGAGAAGCATGcaaagaaatacaaatataaaatctaaccGATCTTTTTTATTTAGGCCATGGATATTAGCTGCACACAGTAGATGAGACCTTAGTCACAGAGGCTGCAGAAAGTGTGAAGTTCACATTCACTTCAATGAGAAAGTCAGACACCTGTTACCTGTCAAACAGACCCCAGAGAATGCATAATTTTAACCTTAATAGTTGGTAACATCACcgggacacacaaacactgataaaTATCTGCTTGGTGTTTGTAGACTCTTTTTAAGAAGAAGTTTGTTTAGCACCACTGAATAAATCTAGGTTGTATCTGGAGCCTCTAGTGGCCAGTAGTGGAACTGCAGCTTGTGATGACTGACTTCAAACTGAAACAGAATTTATAGGCAGTCATCATCAAAATCAAACTTCCGCTGATACAGTATACTCTGAATTACAGCCATTCTGCCAAATGATCATACTGTGATGACAGAGCTGATTTGTGTATCATTAAAATGTTCGTCTCTCTCCGCAGACCCTCCGTCGGCTCCTGCCTGTCAGGACCTCACCCACGCCATCCTGTTCCGCCCTCACTTGTGTCATGATgacatgagaaaaaaaaggtaACTCCCCTGGACTGTCTTCTAAAAACATGTTATGTGTGgacttgctgtgtgtgtgtgtgtgcgtccttttgtccgtgtgtgtgttcagaaagCTTTCATCCATTCTTCTGCCGAGATCAGGTGCATTCCTTCACTCAACAACAATACGCTGGAGCGACTTAGAGTCTGTGTACGTGTGGGTTGGTTTGTCAAATTTTATGATTGTCTAAATGTCAGGGGGGTCACGCCTCAAAGCCTGAAAACCGCTTGTTTTATTCAGAACtagactgtcacacacacacacacacacacacacacacacacacacacacacacacacacacacacacacacacacacacacacacacacacacacacacacacacacaaacacacacccccacacacacacacaacaaacacacacacacacacacacacacacacacacacacacacacacacacacacacacacacacagggtcctCAGCAGGTTGGAGCCTGCCCCCCGGAGAACCTGTTCAGAGTGACACATCGCGGCTCCGTCGGCCCCTGACGTGCAGCGCCAGCAGCCTCCAATCACACGCTCCGCTCCTCCATTGTTCACCTCAGACAGACAGTAGGACACCTCAGTGTGTCTTATGAATATCTCTGCACGACACAATGGAAGCGCTTTCTTTATAGTATCAAAGCTAACGTGCTCGTGGTCATGAAAGCGCTGGGTGTACAGACTCTGAATGGAAACATGAAAGTGCACCCAGGATTACAGTAAATAGGAGTTTCAAGTGAAGGTGGTTCAACCCCTGATGAGTTTTAGTCTGatatgtgtgttttcacagtccTGAAATACCCCAGGTTACAGTTTATTCACTGACTTAACCCAGATTTTGTATTAGAATTTACTTGTATTAATCTGACAGTTTGATACAATCACAGTTAGAAGCATGAAAAATATCCAACTGTCAAAAACAGTCACTCATAATAACCTGATGCAACTGATGCTGTCATGCATCAATATCACAAGTAAAGTTCAATAACAACGTCCGATGGCAactttcctctgcttcttttgttGTTGACTTGGGAATCTCACTTCGCCGTCGTTGCCTCCTCAGTGACGCAACTTTACATAAAGCTGATTTGCATCAGAGCAACTGAAAAGATTTTCCTTGGCAACAGTTTTATTTATCCACCGAGAAATGACTGATGTGAACAAATGGGATCTTGAGGGTGAGAggttataacacacacacacacacacacacacacacacacacacacacacacacacacacacacacacacacaaatccgtGGTCCAGGTCCCTCTGCACCCCACAACCTGTTTTCACCATAGCTGCCCTGGCTTATAAAGACCTGCCCCCCCACCAAAAACAAGGTAAAGGGAGGATTAGTGAGCACCATTTACGGGCTCCTTTCAACCCCCATTTCATTACATTAGCTTGTGACCTCTCCAGTTAATTATTTTGATCTGGCCAAAGGCTTGGCCTGCTTTTAATGATCCTGCCTGACTCACCGCCCCCATCGCAACGCACAATACTTAACACACCCATTGAGGACAAGGAATAGGAGGAGTGAAAAGggaagaggggagaaaaaagaaagattGAAAGTGGCATTTACCAGTCACCAGCAGAGGCTTTAGGGAGGCAGGCCGGTGACGGCAGGAACTCCCTCACACTCCTCCCCAGATATCGCATTGTCCCGCAGTGATGGCACAGTTTCCTTTGTACAATGTTTTCAGCTGATTTGAAAAAAAGTGGAAAAGTGCCTTTTGACAAAACCATCATTGAGGCAATTAAGGTTTTGTAGTTTGCTATAATCTGGGTCGTAAATACTGAGTAagatactctctctctctctctaccccccccccccccccccccccccccccccccgccccccatcCACCTGTGCCTCTTTGTTGCTGGACTAATTGCCTGTATTTGTTCATCCTGTGCATGTTTGCAGAGCAATAGCTTAAATTTTCCACAGCTGCATATTCAACAACAAAATAGATATAGCGTTTTTAACATGTCATGCGACATATTTCTAATTTCAGGAGGCGGATGGTTTGATTATTCTGATATTCCTGTTTTTCCTGCGTCTTTCTGCTCTATCTAAGTCTGTTTTTGTGCCTCGTATTTACTGGCAGCACTGCTGGGCAGTTTACTCTGTCTGGCTATGCATGTAAAGAGTGTCCCCTCTTTGTTCGAGCCTTGGGCCCACAGCCAAGCTCCCCCTTCAAAActtatccacacacacacacacacacacacacacacacacacacacacacacacacacacacacacacacacacacacacacacacacacacacacacacgcacacacgtgtaCGCGCGATTACCCCACTCGCTCTTTTTTaaactctctccctctcccctgcgCTGCCCTCAAATtgcaaataacaaaaaaaaagaggataGGACCACAGAGACAAGCATCACTCTAAAAAGCAGGTGTCCAGAACTTTTCAGTGCTCGTCCGTTTCAAATGGAGACCCTTTAACCCCTGTGCTTTTCTAGCTGGTGGCTGAGGTAGCCAGTCAGAAGCCTAATCAGTCTCGTCTGACAATGCTGGGAGGTTGAGGGCTGTCAGTCCTTCTTTCAGACAGGGGCTCAAATGAAGCCATGGCAGGGGAACCCCTGATTGATTAGTGCCTCTTTATTGaagtgcgcgtgtgtgtgtgtgtgtgtgtgtgtgtgtgtgtgtgtgtgtgtgtgtgtgtgtgtgtgtgtgtgtgtgtgcgtctgcagggGCCCGGCCAGAAAGCTTTATTTAAATCCATCCACAGAGAGTGCTataattatgactttttctttctgctggCTGGTTAGAGCTGACAGAGAGGGTTCTTATGGCTCACTTCACCCTCTCAGCTTCCTAAAGAGAGATTATTACGGGCCCCGAGAGTCCGGGCCAGTCAGGCTCATCAGTGTGGCTTTACAGACCTGAGAGAAGGACCGGTTccagagcagaaaaaaaaacaaaaaaaaaaaacgggtgcAATGAAGACAAGTCGCTGTGTAATCCTATTTCAGCCTTATTCACTGATGCCAGTGGACAGAACCATTTGTGTGCCCAGCATTTCAAACAAACCAGTTCACCGCTATCACTGGCAACAAACAAGCAAGCGCAAACAGAACCTGACTGGGGGTCAGATGAATTAGTGAGACGTGGCTGATCCTGTGTGGCCTTGCTGGTAGGAggtctttcttctctcctctcctcgctcgctctccctttGTTTTTATCAGCGTTGCCGCTATCAGTACGTGTCTGCACCCCCCTCTGCTGCCCCCTCGCTGAATCAGTGGCTTCAGCACTGGGCCGCTCAGGAACGGCCCCTATCTGCCGGCCGCTGTGTGCTCACCTGCCTCGTAGGTGGCCCCGCGCGCGGGTCGTTCCTTCAGATTCGCCTTCATTAATGGATGACTGTAGTAGGTCAGTCAACAAGGCCGGGCACAGTAATACGGCTGAATTGGCTCAATTAATAAATTCTGTGAACATTATAAAAAGGTCATTTGTACTCAACCTGTGGAAAGGaaggttatttattttgttataaaTGTAATAACTGGGTTAtgaatgtaaaaataataaatcaaacaatTTTTAAGGTGTTCCCTCTGTCCTGCTTTGGATTTTATTGTCTGTTCACATTGTGTTTCCTCCATCATAACATCCACCTCTGGGTGCGGCGAGACCTTACTTCTACTGACAGCGTCACTGTGCGCCTGCTCGGACCCATGACACACGCGTGCTGAGGCTGCGGGTCATCCCGGCGGTCCCACAGGAGCCGCGGCGCATCGCGGCTCCTGTCAGTCCTCACACCTGAGCGACGCCTTGTCTGCAGCCGCATGGTTTCCCGCGCGTTGTCCTACGTGAGCGGCGCTTTCATCTTGGATCACCTTCTTCAGTCAAGCAAAAAGTGAATGGAGGGAGAGAGTCAATATTTAGATTCAGGTAGAGTGCGCTGGTGCCTCCGCTCGCTCCTGAGCCTCCGTTGCCGGCGGTGACAGTTTTTAGGCCTCCGCCGTCTTTGTCGAGCGGACGGGACGGGGCAGCTCTCGTCGTTTGTCTCCCAGGATTAGCAGGAGCAAAGAGTGTAATCCCAGCACTTTGAAGCGCGTAAAAGCTCAGTATCACACATCACACGGAGCGGCCCGAAAAGCCCCATCATTGTGGCGGCGCTAAAGAAACCCCTCCGCCTTTCAGCTTTGAACATCACATGATTCTCCGTCCATTGAGGACGAACGTCAGCGGCGTTTCTTGGAGACTCACAAAGGGGAGGAAGACAGAAGTGACTCACCACATTCATGCAATTTAATTATCGCCCTCATAATAAGCATAAACGCCGTTCCTCTCTTTGAATTCTGCGTTTTCGGTGCGCTGGCATGTGTCAGCAGGTCCTCTCTGTTTACCATTAATCACAGTTTGTTAGATAACGAGAGCTTTTCTGTCCAGGTTCACGGCCTCCACCGGTTTAAAGCATCCACAGGTAAACACATGGTCATCAGCAGACACATCTACGGCCGCTTAAGCATTAACCACGTCAGCCATAAGTGAGTAAATGCACAGTCCTTACA
The genomic region above belongs to Betta splendens chromosome 6, fBetSpl5.4, whole genome shotgun sequence and contains:
- the ascl1b gene encoding achaete-scute homolog 1b — translated: METATITTTTTQTAFTFGLSERHATLSLHAPAEDDAPPAAHAGAGGYQSKSKVLKRQRSSSPELLRCKRRLSFNGLGYSIPQQQPVAVARRNERERNRVKQVNMGFQTLRQHVPNGAANKKMSKVETLRSAVEYIRALQQLLDEHDAVSAAFQCGLPSPTLSNSYSADPESPHSTYSSDEGGYEPLSSEEQELLDFTTWFDRY